A window of the Streptomyces luomodiensis genome harbors these coding sequences:
- a CDS encoding pyruvate dehydrogenase — translation MAKQTVAEQYVDILVRTGVRRLYGVVGDSLNPVVDAVRRNSAIEWIQVRHEETAAFAAGAEAQLTGTLAACAGSCGPGHVHLINGLYDAHRSMAPVLALASHIPSSEIGTSYFQETHPERLFQECSHYCELISHPQQMPRVLQTAVQHAIGRSGVSVVALPGDIAARPAPERAEEHALVTSRPTVRPGDAEIDRLARMVNEAERVTLFCGRGCAGAHEEVMAFAELVKAPVGHALRGKEWIQYDNPYDVGMSGLLGYGAAYEATHECDLLILLGTDFPYGAFLPAEVRTVQVDVRAEHLGRRSKLDQAVWGDVRETLRCLTPKVRPKTGRRFLDRMLKKHADALEGVVKAYTRRVDKHIPIHPEYVASVLDEEAADDAVFTVDTGMCNVWAARYLSPNGRRRMIGSFTHGSMANALPQAIGAQFLDRRRQVISMSGDGGFTMLMGDFLTLVQYGLPVKVILFNNSALSMVELEMLVSGLPAHGTGYRNPDFAQIARAAGVYGERVEKPKHLRSALRAALHHKGPALLDIVTDPNALSIPPKIKAEMVTGFALSASKMVLEGGVGRMVQMARSNLRNVPRP, via the coding sequence ATGGCCAAGCAGACCGTGGCGGAGCAGTACGTGGACATCCTGGTGCGCACCGGTGTGCGGCGGCTGTACGGGGTGGTCGGCGACAGCCTCAACCCCGTGGTGGACGCGGTCCGCCGCAACTCCGCCATCGAGTGGATCCAGGTCCGGCACGAGGAGACCGCCGCCTTCGCCGCCGGCGCCGAGGCGCAGCTCACCGGGACCCTGGCCGCCTGTGCGGGCTCCTGCGGCCCCGGGCACGTCCATCTGATCAACGGGCTCTACGACGCCCACCGCTCGATGGCCCCGGTCCTCGCCCTCGCCTCGCACATCCCCAGCAGTGAGATCGGCACCAGCTACTTCCAGGAGACCCACCCCGAGCGGCTGTTCCAGGAGTGCAGTCACTACTGCGAGCTGATCTCCCACCCCCAGCAGATGCCCCGCGTCCTCCAGACCGCGGTCCAGCACGCGATCGGCCGCAGCGGGGTCAGCGTGGTCGCCCTCCCCGGCGACATCGCCGCCCGCCCGGCGCCCGAGCGCGCCGAGGAGCACGCCCTGGTGACCTCCCGGCCCACCGTGCGCCCCGGTGACGCGGAGATCGACCGGCTCGCCCGCATGGTCAACGAGGCGGAGCGGGTGACGCTCTTCTGCGGCCGGGGCTGTGCCGGGGCGCACGAGGAGGTGATGGCCTTCGCCGAACTGGTGAAGGCGCCCGTGGGACACGCCCTGCGCGGCAAGGAGTGGATTCAGTACGACAATCCGTACGACGTCGGGATGAGCGGTCTGCTGGGTTACGGCGCGGCGTACGAGGCCACCCACGAATGCGATCTGCTGATCCTGCTGGGCACCGACTTCCCGTACGGCGCGTTCCTGCCCGCCGAGGTGCGGACCGTGCAGGTGGACGTCCGTGCCGAGCATCTGGGCCGTCGCTCCAAGCTGGACCAGGCCGTCTGGGGCGACGTCCGGGAGACGCTGCGCTGTCTGACGCCGAAGGTGCGTCCGAAGACCGGCCGCCGCTTCCTGGACCGGATGCTGAAGAAGCACGCCGACGCGCTGGAGGGCGTGGTCAAGGCGTACACCCGCAGGGTCGACAAGCACATCCCGATCCACCCGGAGTACGTGGCCTCGGTGCTGGACGAGGAGGCCGCCGACGACGCGGTCTTCACGGTGGACACCGGGATGTGCAATGTGTGGGCCGCGCGCTATCTGTCCCCCAACGGCCGCCGCCGGATGATCGGCTCCTTCACCCACGGCTCGATGGCCAACGCGCTGCCGCAGGCGATCGGCGCCCAGTTCCTGGACCGCCGCCGGCAGGTGATCTCGATGTCCGGCGACGGCGGATTCACCATGCTGATGGGCGACTTCCTCACGCTGGTCCAGTACGGCCTGCCGGTGAAGGTGATCCTGTTCAACAACTCCGCGCTGTCCATGGTCGAGCTGGAGATGCTGGTCTCGGGCCTGCCCGCGCACGGCACGGGCTACCGCAACCCCGACTTCGCCCAGATCGCCCGCGCCGCCGGGGTGTACGGCGAGCGGGTGGAGAAGCCCAAACACCTGCGATCCGCGCTGCGCGCCGCACTGCACCACAAGGGACCCGCGCTCCTGGACATCGTCACGGACCCCAACGCGCTGTCCATCCCGCCGAAGATCAAGGCGGAGATGGTGACCGGCTTCGCGCTCTCGGCCAGCAAGATGGTGCTGGAGGGAGGCGTCGGCAGGATGGTCCAGATGGCCCGCTCCAACCTCCGCAACGTACCGCGCCCCTGA
- a CDS encoding VOC family protein, which translates to MHFASIRVITEDVARIVEFYEKATGVVAKRHTDDFAEIITPGATLALASTRTVRGLGARAPRPAANQSVIIEFRVADVDLAYERLKESDVEIVNEPITQPWGNRSLLIRDPDGNMVNFFAPVTPDALERYEQRDR; encoded by the coding sequence ATGCACTTCGCTTCGATCCGCGTCATCACCGAGGACGTCGCCCGGATCGTCGAGTTCTACGAGAAGGCCACCGGCGTGGTGGCGAAGCGGCATACGGACGACTTCGCCGAGATCATCACACCGGGCGCGACCCTCGCCCTCGCGAGCACCCGGACGGTGCGGGGGCTCGGGGCGCGGGCGCCCCGGCCGGCGGCCAACCAGAGTGTGATCATCGAGTTCCGCGTCGCCGATGTCGACCTCGCCTACGAGCGGCTCAAGGAGTCCGACGTCGAGATCGTGAACGAGCCCATCACACAGCCCTGGGGCAATCGTTCGCTGCTGATCAGGGACCCGGACGGCAACATGGTCAACTTCTTCGCCCCCGTCACCCCGGACGCCCTCGAGCGGTACGAGCAGCGGGACCGCTGA
- a CDS encoding ATP-binding protein, with translation MERGPVLTKRLAHGDLAAVAEVRAELRRLLRHWGGPGRADLAELLTSELVTNALVHTDRGAQITASTGDGPGARVTGRLRVEVRDFVSRHPTLRDRPAEDSTSGRGLLLVHTLADAWGVRAHGVGKVLWFELEAEGVP, from the coding sequence GTGGAGCGTGGCCCGGTCCTGACCAAGCGATTGGCGCACGGCGATCTCGCGGCGGTCGCGGAGGTCCGCGCGGAGCTGCGCCGGCTGCTGCGGCACTGGGGCGGGCCCGGCCGGGCCGATCTCGCCGAACTGCTCACCAGCGAACTGGTGACGAACGCGCTGGTGCACACCGACCGCGGCGCGCAGATCACGGCCTCGACGGGGGACGGGCCGGGCGCGCGCGTCACCGGCCGATTACGGGTGGAGGTGCGGGATTTCGTCTCCCGGCACCCGACGCTGCGCGACCGGCCCGCCGAGGACAGCACGTCCGGGCGCGGACTGCTGCTGGTGCATACGCTCGCGGACGCCTGGGGCGTGCGGGCGCACGGGGTGGGCAAGGTCCTGTGGTTCGAACTCGAAGCCGAAGGTGTTCCGTAG
- a CDS encoding GntR family transcriptional regulator codes for MGPLASGVPAGRRSPRRHSVRGQILDALRDALAGGELTPGEVYSAPVLAERFGVSPTPVREAMQQLAGEGAVEVVPNRGFRVSRRSERELAELAEVRALLEVPVLLSLAQAIAPERWAGLRPFAEATAAAAAKGDRAAYLESDRTFHQTVLGLAGNQQLVIVADDLHRRAQWPLACGRVTRTADLVADAEEHMALLDALTARDLDTVESLTRAHFAPTV; via the coding sequence ATGGGGCCGCTGGCCTCCGGTGTGCCCGCGGGACGCAGGTCCCCGCGCCGCCACTCGGTGCGCGGCCAGATCCTGGACGCCCTGCGGGACGCGCTGGCCGGGGGCGAGCTGACCCCGGGCGAGGTGTACTCCGCCCCGGTCCTCGCCGAGCGCTTCGGCGTCTCTCCCACCCCGGTACGGGAGGCCATGCAGCAGCTCGCGGGGGAGGGCGCCGTCGAGGTGGTGCCCAACCGGGGCTTCCGGGTCTCCCGCCGCAGCGAGCGCGAGCTGGCCGAGCTCGCCGAGGTGCGGGCGCTGCTGGAGGTGCCGGTGCTGCTCAGCCTGGCGCAGGCGATCGCGCCCGAGCGCTGGGCCGGGCTGCGGCCCTTCGCCGAGGCGACGGCGGCGGCCGCCGCGAAGGGCGACCGGGCCGCCTATCTGGAGTCGGACCGCACCTTCCACCAGACCGTTCTCGGGTTGGCCGGAAACCAGCAGCTCGTGATCGTCGCCGACGATCTGCACCGCCGCGCCCAGTGGCCGCTGGCCTGCGGCCGGGTGACCCGCACCGCCGACCTCGTCGCGGACGCGGAGGAGCACATGGCCCTGCTCGACGCCCTGACCGCCCGCGATCTCGACACCGTGGAATCCCTCACCCGCGCCCATTTCGCCCCGACGGTCTGA
- a CDS encoding protein phosphatase 2C domain-containing protein, with protein sequence MSQQGDRRGQEDDWWAELYDPRRSDAGPAAASDSVDDRFDSASRTLTGDGDAGDRRPAAGAPWGPWAGQPGGAAPGSDAGAGGGPQGWRSPGGEGPGAAPPSREGTARDGNFGAGPALGGIAASGAGAAPDRTAKSRVAPAGTEPGAAWDGADPGATAERTEPGTAPGRADSPAPSSPPPPPTRAAGPPASPRPTPKPEPSRPAEPSRPWRTAAASYVGDEPPTYEAEPTTLPVADPEDLRDLVPDTVLEGARYGTLTLRAASLRGAAARYRGEPRRDALLAARFGTGDSALVLVALASGPRAAPGAHRAARELCEWIAGAVGRNRIRLTEDIHTANRGALSAGLHRLTGRAYGRLRAGAAVRGLAAADCTASVRCLLLPAHPACRTRVFFGVGDGGLFRLRGGVWQDLEPAGDTPAPTEPEPEQPEHRADPDPDHAPAPGPFRFRTSVARPGDTLLLCGAGLAEPLRGEAALADHLAARWGAAEPPGLAAFLADTQTGVKGYADDRTAAAVWEA encoded by the coding sequence ATGAGTCAGCAGGGCGACCGACGCGGTCAAGAGGACGACTGGTGGGCCGAGTTGTACGACCCGCGGCGTTCCGACGCGGGGCCCGCGGCGGCCTCGGACTCCGTGGACGACCGGTTCGACTCGGCCTCCCGCACGCTCACCGGCGACGGGGACGCCGGTGACCGGAGACCGGCCGCGGGCGCCCCCTGGGGGCCGTGGGCGGGACAGCCGGGCGGTGCCGCACCGGGCTCGGACGCCGGCGCGGGAGGTGGCCCGCAGGGGTGGCGATCTCCCGGCGGCGAGGGGCCCGGTGCCGCACCGCCCTCCCGGGAGGGCACGGCGCGGGACGGCAACTTTGGAGCCGGTCCTGCTCTGGGAGGCATCGCCGCATCCGGAGCCGGTGCCGCGCCGGACCGCACCGCGAAGTCCCGCGTCGCACCAGCCGGCACGGAACCGGGCGCCGCGTGGGACGGCGCGGACCCGGGCGCCACGGCGGAACGTACGGAGCCGGGTACCGCACCAGGCCGTGCGGATTCCCCGGCACCGTCATCGCCACCACCACCGCCCACGCGCGCCGCCGGGCCGCCCGCGTCACCCCGCCCCACCCCGAAGCCCGAGCCCTCCCGGCCCGCCGAGCCGTCCCGGCCTTGGCGGACCGCGGCGGCCTCGTACGTCGGCGACGAGCCGCCCACGTACGAGGCCGAGCCGACCACCCTCCCCGTCGCCGACCCCGAGGACCTGCGGGACCTGGTCCCCGACACCGTGCTGGAGGGCGCCCGCTACGGCACGCTGACGCTCCGGGCCGCTTCGCTGCGCGGAGCCGCGGCCCGCTACCGGGGCGAGCCGCGGCGGGACGCGCTGCTCGCGGCGCGGTTCGGAACCGGGGACAGCGCCCTCGTCCTGGTGGCCCTGGCGAGCGGACCGCGGGCGGCCCCGGGGGCGCACCGGGCGGCGCGTGAGCTGTGCGAGTGGATCGCCGGGGCGGTCGGCCGCAATCGGATCCGGCTGACGGAGGACATCCACACCGCCAACCGCGGCGCGCTCAGCGCCGGACTGCACCGGCTCACCGGCCGTGCCTACGGGCGGCTGCGGGCCGGCGCGGCCGTACGCGGCCTGGCCGCCGCCGACTGCACCGCGTCGGTGCGCTGTCTGCTGCTCCCGGCGCATCCGGCCTGCCGCACCCGGGTGTTCTTCGGCGTCGGCGACGGCGGGCTGTTCCGTCTGCGGGGCGGCGTCTGGCAGGACCTGGAACCGGCCGGGGACACCCCCGCACCCACCGAGCCCGAGCCCGAGCAGCCCGAGCACAGGGCCGACCCCGACCCCGACCACGCTCCCGCCCCCGGACCGTTCCGCTTCCGCACCTCCGTAGCCCGGCCGGGCGACACCCTTCTGCTGTGCGGCGCGGGCCTCGCCGAGCCCCTGCGCGGCGAGGCCGCCCTCGCCGACCACTTGGCCGCACGCTGGGGCGCGGCGGAGCCGCCGGGCCTGGCCGCGTTCCTCGCCGACACCCAGACCGGGGTGAAGGGATACGCCGACGACCGTACGGCGGCCGCCGTCTGGGAGGCGTAA
- a CDS encoding dihydrolipoyl dehydrogenase family protein, translated as MNQATDEYDVIVLGAGPVGENLADRTRAAGLSTVIVERELVGGECSYWACVPSKSLLRPVLARAEARHVPGLRQAVGGPLSAADVLAHRDKQVGHWKDDGALPWLESVGIDLVRGHGRLVGPQRVAVTPPDVSDGGGAERILTARHAVAVCTGTRAALPDLPGIAEVRPWTSREATSSGVVPERLVVVGGGVVAAEMATAWSGLGSRVTMLVRGSGLLTRIEPFAGELVAETLREAGAEIRTGTSVKGVARPGGAEGPVTVTLENGERLEADEVLFATGRAPRTEDLGLETVGLEPGGWLSVDETCRVRDVPGGWLYAVGDVNHRALLTHQGKYQARIAGAAIGARARDVPLLDTDRWGAHATTADEAAVPQVVFTDPEVAAVGLTAEQAEAEGRSIRVVDYDMGQVEGSVLYGDGYRGRARMVVDLDRGHPIGVTFVGPGVGELLHSATVAVAGEVPIERLWHAVPSFPTMSEVWLRLLEAYRG; from the coding sequence ATGAACCAGGCCACGGACGAGTACGACGTCATCGTGCTGGGCGCGGGCCCGGTCGGTGAGAACCTGGCCGACCGGACCCGTGCCGCCGGGCTCTCCACGGTGATCGTGGAGCGTGAGCTGGTCGGCGGTGAATGCTCGTACTGGGCCTGCGTCCCCAGCAAGTCGCTGCTGCGTCCGGTGCTCGCGCGGGCCGAGGCCCGCCACGTGCCGGGGCTGCGGCAGGCGGTCGGCGGACCGCTGTCGGCGGCCGATGTCCTCGCCCACCGGGACAAGCAGGTCGGCCACTGGAAGGACGACGGTGCGCTCCCCTGGCTGGAGTCGGTCGGGATCGACCTGGTGCGCGGTCACGGGCGGCTGGTCGGGCCGCAGCGGGTCGCGGTGACACCGCCGGACGTATCCGACGGCGGCGGCGCCGAGCGGATCCTCACCGCCCGGCACGCCGTGGCCGTCTGCACCGGGACCCGGGCCGCGCTGCCCGACCTGCCCGGTATCGCCGAGGTCCGCCCCTGGACCAGCCGGGAGGCCACCAGCTCCGGCGTGGTGCCGGAGCGGCTGGTCGTGGTGGGCGGCGGTGTGGTGGCCGCCGAGATGGCCACGGCCTGGAGCGGCCTCGGCTCGCGCGTCACCATGCTGGTGCGCGGCTCCGGGCTGCTGACCCGTATCGAGCCGTTCGCCGGCGAGCTGGTGGCCGAGACGCTGAGGGAGGCCGGGGCCGAGATCCGCACCGGTACGTCGGTGAAGGGCGTCGCCCGGCCGGGCGGAGCGGAGGGGCCGGTCACGGTGACCCTGGAGAACGGGGAGCGGCTCGAGGCGGACGAGGTGCTGTTCGCCACCGGGCGCGCCCCGCGCACCGAGGATCTGGGCCTGGAGACGGTGGGACTCGAACCGGGCGGCTGGCTGTCGGTCGACGAGACCTGCCGGGTGCGGGACGTACCGGGCGGCTGGCTGTACGCGGTGGGCGACGTCAACCACCGGGCGCTCCTCACCCACCAGGGCAAATACCAGGCACGGATCGCGGGCGCGGCGATCGGGGCCCGCGCGCGGGACGTCCCGCTGCTGGACACGGACCGCTGGGGCGCGCACGCGACCACGGCGGACGAGGCGGCCGTCCCGCAGGTCGTGTTCACCGACCCGGAGGTCGCGGCGGTCGGCCTGACCGCGGAGCAGGCCGAGGCCGAGGGCCGCAGCATCCGCGTCGTCGACTACGACATGGGCCAGGTCGAGGGCTCGGTGCTGTACGGGGACGGCTACCGGGGCCGGGCCCGTATGGTCGTCGACCTGGACCGGGGCCATCCGATCGGCGTCACCTTCGTGGGTCCGGGGGTCGGCGAACTGCTCCACTCGGCGACGGTGGCGGTGGCGGGCGAGGTCCCGATCGAGCGGCTGTGGCACGCGGTGCCGTCGTTCCCCACGATGAGCGAGGTATGGCTGCGGCTCCTGGAGGCGTACCGGGGCTGA
- a CDS encoding alpha-mannosidase, with product MHDDRSLVEGRLDRALRQFIRPAQYTARVPLGLSAWRVPGEPVPVAEALAGTYEPFAPGTDWGSPWSTWWFRLEGTVPEAWAGRRVEAVIDPGFTDDGPGFQAEGLVYDAEGVPIKGVHPRNRHVPVAAPAAGGEPVALLLEAAANPSVLRDGFTPTRLGDVLTAGDEPLYRFASAELAVLDETVWHLVLDIEVLSELMRELPPDRPRRHEILRALENALDALDLHDVPATAAAARAELTEVLSRPAHASAHRVSATGHAHIDSAWLWPLRETVRKASRTFANVTALADEYPELVFACSQAQQYAWVKEHQPHIWERIKKAVADGNWAPVGSMWVESDANMPGGEALARQIVHGKRFFLEELGVDTEEIWLPDSFGYTAAFPQLAKLAGVKWFLTQKLSWNQSNKMPHHTFWWEGIDGTRVFTHFPPVDTYNAQFSAAELAHAERNFADKGLATRSLVPFGYGDGGGGPTREMLEKARRLASLEGSPTVEIQPPSEFFKEAEREYAAKAPVWSGELYLELHRATYTTQAKTKQGNRRSEHLLREAELWATAAALHAPGYTYPYDDLDRIWKTVLLHQFHDILPGSSIAWVHREARDTYQKVRAELEGIVADAVAALGGDRPTVLNASPYEREEIAVLDAETAAALPSGAPVQPLGDGRTAVAVRVAGLGAAPVGAAPQGATAPAGAPQGAPPVTALSDGQSIVLDNDRLRVTIDADGLLTSVLDLDASREVLAPGARGNLLQLHPDHPNQWDAWDIDRHYRRSHTDLTDAESVELVESGPLRATVRVIRSFGASRITQELTLAAGNRRLDIATEVDWQESEKVLKAAFPLDIHARVSTAEIQFGHVDRATHTNTSWDAARFEICAHRWLRVAEPGYGAAVLNDSTYGHDVTRTAHDTRGATDGDPEGGEVLGTTVRLTLLRAPHSPDPQTDLGVHRFRYALLPGAGVAEAVAEGLALNLPLRTLPAGPAERAPLVTVDNPAITVESVKLAEDRSGDVVVRLYESHGGRAAGTLVTGFPVLGADVTDLLERPLHEAPTGPAGLTLALRPHQILTLRLRPVTG from the coding sequence ATGCACGACGACCGATCATTGGTGGAGGGGCGCCTGGACCGCGCGCTGCGCCAGTTCATCAGGCCCGCCCAGTACACGGCCCGGGTGCCGCTGGGCCTGTCCGCGTGGCGGGTCCCCGGTGAGCCGGTGCCGGTCGCGGAGGCGCTGGCCGGCACGTACGAGCCGTTCGCCCCCGGCACGGACTGGGGCAGCCCGTGGTCGACCTGGTGGTTCCGGCTGGAGGGCACGGTGCCCGAGGCGTGGGCGGGGCGGCGGGTGGAGGCGGTCATCGATCCGGGCTTCACCGACGACGGCCCGGGGTTCCAGGCCGAGGGGCTGGTGTACGACGCCGAGGGCGTGCCGATCAAGGGTGTCCATCCGCGCAACCGCCATGTCCCGGTCGCGGCCCCCGCGGCCGGTGGTGAACCCGTGGCGCTGCTGCTGGAGGCCGCCGCCAACCCCTCCGTGCTGCGCGACGGCTTCACCCCGACCCGGCTCGGCGATGTGCTGACCGCCGGTGACGAGCCGCTGTACCGTTTCGCCTCGGCGGAGCTGGCCGTCCTGGACGAGACCGTCTGGCATCTGGTCCTGGACATCGAGGTGCTGTCCGAGCTGATGCGCGAGCTGCCGCCGGACCGGCCGCGCCGCCATGAGATCCTGCGCGCCCTGGAGAACGCGCTGGACGCGCTCGACCTGCACGACGTCCCCGCCACCGCGGCCGCCGCCCGCGCCGAGCTGACCGAGGTGCTCAGCCGTCCCGCGCACGCCAGCGCGCACCGGGTCTCGGCCACCGGGCACGCCCATATCGACTCGGCGTGGCTGTGGCCGCTGCGCGAGACGGTGCGCAAGGCATCCCGGACCTTCGCCAACGTCACCGCCCTCGCGGATGAGTACCCGGAGCTGGTGTTCGCCTGCTCACAGGCGCAGCAGTACGCCTGGGTCAAGGAGCACCAGCCGCACATCTGGGAGCGGATCAAGAAGGCCGTGGCGGACGGCAACTGGGCGCCGGTGGGCTCGATGTGGGTCGAATCGGACGCCAACATGCCCGGTGGCGAGGCGCTGGCCCGGCAGATCGTGCACGGCAAGCGGTTCTTCCTGGAGGAGCTGGGGGTGGACACCGAGGAGATCTGGCTGCCGGACTCCTTCGGCTACACGGCCGCCTTCCCGCAGCTGGCCAAGCTGGCGGGGGTGAAGTGGTTCCTCACCCAGAAGCTGTCGTGGAACCAGTCCAACAAGATGCCGCACCACACGTTCTGGTGGGAGGGCATCGACGGCACCCGGGTCTTCACCCACTTCCCGCCGGTGGACACCTACAACGCCCAGTTCAGCGCCGCCGAACTGGCCCACGCCGAACGGAACTTCGCCGACAAGGGGCTGGCGACCCGCTCGCTGGTGCCCTTCGGCTACGGCGACGGCGGTGGCGGCCCGACCCGCGAGATGCTGGAGAAGGCGCGGCGGCTCGCCTCCCTGGAGGGCTCGCCGACCGTAGAGATCCAGCCACCTTCGGAGTTCTTCAAGGAGGCCGAGCGGGAGTACGCGGCCAAGGCGCCGGTGTGGTCGGGCGAGCTGTATCTGGAGCTGCACCGGGCCACGTACACCACCCAGGCCAAGACCAAGCAGGGCAACCGGCGGAGCGAGCATCTGCTGCGCGAGGCCGAGCTGTGGGCCACGGCCGCCGCGCTGCACGCCCCCGGCTACACCTATCCGTACGACGACCTGGACCGGATCTGGAAGACGGTGCTGCTGCACCAGTTCCACGACATCCTGCCCGGCTCGTCGATCGCCTGGGTGCACCGCGAGGCCCGGGACACCTACCAGAAGGTGCGCGCCGAGCTGGAGGGCATCGTCGCGGACGCGGTGGCGGCGCTGGGCGGCGACCGGCCCACCGTGCTCAACGCCTCGCCCTACGAACGCGAGGAGATCGCCGTCCTGGACGCGGAGACGGCGGCCGCCCTGCCGTCCGGGGCCCCGGTCCAGCCGCTCGGTGACGGCCGTACGGCGGTCGCGGTACGGGTCGCCGGGCTGGGCGCGGCCCCCGTCGGCGCCGCCCCGCAGGGGGCCACCGCCCCCGCCGGGGCGCCGCAGGGGGCGCCGCCGGTGACCGCCCTGAGCGACGGTCAGTCCATCGTCCTGGACAACGACCGGCTGCGGGTGACCATCGACGCCGACGGGCTGCTCACCTCGGTGCTGGACCTGGACGCGAGCCGTGAGGTGCTGGCCCCGGGCGCCCGCGGCAACCTCCTCCAGCTCCACCCCGACCACCCCAACCAGTGGGACGCCTGGGACATCGACCGGCACTACCGCCGCAGCCACACCGACCTGACCGACGCCGAGTCCGTCGAGCTGGTCGAGTCCGGTCCGCTGCGCGCCACGGTGCGGGTCATACGGTCCTTCGGCGCCTCCCGCATCACCCAGGAGCTGACGCTGGCCGCGGGCAACCGCCGCCTCGACATCGCCACGGAGGTGGACTGGCAGGAGTCGGAGAAGGTCCTCAAGGCGGCGTTCCCGCTGGACATCCACGCCCGGGTGTCCACCGCGGAGATCCAGTTCGGCCATGTGGACCGCGCCACGCACACCAACACCAGCTGGGACGCGGCCCGCTTCGAGATCTGCGCACACCGCTGGCTGCGGGTCGCCGAGCCCGGCTACGGGGCCGCGGTGCTCAACGACTCCACGTACGGCCACGACGTGACCCGTACGGCGCATGACACGCGCGGCGCCACGGACGGCGACCCGGAGGGGGGCGAGGTGCTGGGCACCACCGTGCGGCTCACCCTGCTGCGCGCCCCGCACAGCCCCGACCCGCAGACCGACCTGGGCGTCCACCGCTTCCGCTACGCCCTGCTGCCCGGCGCGGGCGTCGCCGAGGCGGTCGCCGAAGGGCTCGCCCTCAACCTGCCGCTGCGCACCCTGCCCGCCGGACCGGCCGAGCGGGCACCGCTGGTGACCGTGGACAACCCCGCGATCACCGTCGAGTCGGTCAAGCTCGCCGAGGACCGCAGCGGCGATGTGGTGGTCCGGCTGTACGAGTCGCACGGCGGCCGAGCGGCGGGCACGCTGGTCACCGGCTTCCCGGTGCTCGGGGCGGATGTGACGGACCTGCTGGAGCGCCCCCTCCACGAGGCCCCCACCGGCCCGGCCGGCCTCACCCTGGCCCTGCGCCCCCACCAGATCCTCACGCTGCGGCTGCGGCCGGTGACCGGCTGA
- a CDS encoding DUF2637 domain-containing protein — MRLTDISLVLPVVVALAGVVGAAVVLARGRRKKDEGVTTDSWERSEERRRRKEAIYGMASYVLLFCCAGVAAALSFQGLVGFGRENLALTNGWEYLVPFGLDGAAMFCSVLAVREASHGDAALGSRMLVWLFAGAAAWFNWVHAPRGGGHAGAPQFFAGMSLSAAVLFDRALKQTRRAALREQGLVPRPLPQIRVVRWLRAPRETFAAWSLMLLEGVRTLDEAVEEVREDRRKKENDRIRRRDQEKLDRARIRAINRQHRMWGRRGGRQVEVTAATPPPAQLSSEPAIEEKVLEPAGAPEQAQLSAASPRPALRSAGAAESGTGVLDRDRDNERERDFSFGFGEKDKDAEADRPRTIDLTAEDDTLTIPRLDSLEEKLAQIERAFG, encoded by the coding sequence ATGAGACTGACCGACATATCGCTGGTTCTGCCAGTCGTCGTGGCGCTCGCCGGCGTCGTGGGGGCGGCCGTTGTCCTCGCGCGCGGACGACGTAAGAAGGACGAGGGCGTCACCACCGACTCCTGGGAGCGCAGCGAGGAGCGTCGGCGCCGTAAGGAGGCCATCTACGGGATGGCCTCCTATGTTCTGTTGTTCTGCTGTGCCGGCGTGGCCGCCGCGCTCTCCTTCCAGGGCCTGGTGGGCTTCGGGCGGGAGAACCTGGCGCTGACCAACGGCTGGGAGTACCTGGTGCCGTTCGGGCTCGACGGCGCGGCGATGTTCTGCTCGGTGCTGGCGGTGCGGGAGGCCAGCCACGGTGACGCGGCGCTCGGCTCGCGGATGCTGGTGTGGCTGTTCGCGGGTGCGGCGGCCTGGTTCAACTGGGTGCACGCGCCGCGCGGCGGGGGCCACGCGGGCGCCCCGCAGTTCTTCGCGGGCATGTCGCTCTCGGCGGCGGTCCTCTTCGACCGGGCCCTGAAGCAGACCCGCCGGGCGGCGCTGCGCGAGCAGGGCCTGGTGCCGCGGCCGCTGCCGCAGATCCGCGTCGTCCGCTGGCTGCGCGCTCCGCGTGAGACCTTCGCCGCGTGGTCGCTGATGCTGCTCGAGGGTGTGCGGACGCTGGACGAGGCGGTCGAGGAGGTCCGGGAGGACCGGCGCAAGAAGGAGAACGACCGCATCCGCCGGCGCGACCAGGAGAAGCTGGACCGGGCCCGGATCCGGGCGATCAACCGGCAGCACCGGATGTGGGGCCGGCGCGGCGGCCGTCAGGTGGAGGTCACCGCCGCCACCCCGCCGCCCGCGCAGCTCAGTTCGGAGCCTGCTATAGAGGAGAAGGTGCTGGAACCCGCCGGAGCCCCGGAGCAGGCTCAGCTGTCCGCCGCCTCCCCCCGGCCCGCCCTGCGGTCCGCGGGCGCGGCCGAGTCCGGGACCGGCGTCCTGGACCGCGACCGGGACAATGAGCGCGAGCGGGATTTCAGCTTCGGCTTCGGTGAGAAGGACAAGGACGCCGAGGCCGACCGCCCCCGCACCATCGACCTCACGGCCGAGGACGACACCCTCACCATCCCGCGGCTGGACTCCCTCGAGGAGAAGCTGGCGCAGATCGAGCGCGCCTTCGGCTGA